Proteins co-encoded in one Arthrobacter globiformis genomic window:
- a CDS encoding ABC transporter substrate-binding protein — MKYPVRTTLTRRGLGGLAAGVGVALALSACSSGNPLSSPSTSATGGATSGGSLVVGSADFPESQIIAEIYAGALNAAGVTATTKPNIGSREIYFKAVQDGSVDVVPDYSGNLLSHVDAQAAEVTPEDVYKALPSKLPQGLAVLEPSKAEDKDAMVVTKATAEKYQLKSIEDLAKVCKDLTMAAPATFETRSYGFPGLKKNYNCELKGLKPFSDGGGNLTLQALLSDEVQVADIFTTTPSIADNDLVVLEDPKNNFKAQQVLPLYNDAKVTDKAKEALNNVSKTLTTDDLINLNRAVSGSQKQNAKDAAAAWLKDKGIVK; from the coding sequence ATGAAGTATCCCGTCCGCACGACCCTTACCCGCCGTGGCCTGGGCGGCCTCGCCGCCGGTGTCGGCGTCGCCCTCGCCCTGTCCGCCTGCAGCAGCGGCAATCCGCTGTCTTCCCCCTCCACGAGTGCAACCGGCGGCGCCACCTCCGGCGGTTCCCTCGTCGTCGGGTCCGCGGACTTCCCGGAAAGCCAGATCATCGCCGAGATCTATGCCGGCGCTTTGAACGCGGCCGGAGTCACCGCCACCACCAAGCCGAACATCGGCTCCCGCGAGATCTATTTCAAGGCCGTTCAGGACGGTTCGGTGGACGTCGTTCCGGACTACTCCGGCAACCTTCTGTCCCACGTCGACGCGCAGGCTGCCGAGGTCACGCCGGAGGACGTCTACAAGGCCCTTCCAAGCAAACTGCCTCAGGGTCTCGCCGTCCTTGAGCCCTCCAAGGCCGAGGACAAGGACGCCATGGTGGTCACCAAGGCCACCGCGGAAAAATACCAGCTGAAGTCCATTGAGGATCTGGCCAAAGTCTGCAAGGACCTGACCATGGCCGCACCCGCCACGTTCGAAACCCGGTCCTACGGGTTCCCGGGGCTCAAGAAGAACTACAACTGCGAGCTCAAGGGTCTCAAGCCCTTCAGCGACGGCGGCGGCAACCTCACGCTGCAGGCGCTCCTGAGCGACGAGGTCCAGGTGGCCGACATCTTCACCACCACGCCGTCCATCGCTGACAATGACCTCGTTGTGCTGGAGGACCCGAAGAACAACTTCAAGGCCCAGCAGGTGCTCCCGCTCTACAACGACGCGAAGGTGACGGACAAGGCCAAGGAGGCACTCAACAACGTTTCCAAGACCCTCACCACGGACGACCTGATCAACCTCAACCGTGCCGTGAGCGGAAGCCAGAAGCAGAACGCCAAGGACGCGGCTGCTGCATGGCTCAAGGACAAGGGCATCGTCAAGTAA
- the xseA gene encoding exodeoxyribonuclease VII large subunit, with the protein MAENATVPVPGTAPAAGPSTVPATAADTSPDNPWPLQLLSQKLKNHIERAPAAWVEGQVIELNRRGGSAFLTLRDVDAEISLPASIWSRLLDRQETPLERGSRVVALLKAEFWLKTGRLNMSVKDIRPVGLGDLLARIERLRHALAAEGLFAESRKKRLPLLPHRIGLITGRDSDAKKDVLRNAALRWPAVEFEIREVAVQGTNAVSQMVKALRELDARPEVDVIVIARGGGALEDLLPFSSEELIRAVAAAVTPVVSAIGHEADRPILDDVADLRASTPTDAAKRIVPEVSEELARVRQAEAQLRRSVTLLVARETDRLAAVRSRPVLAAPESMITARADDVERLARRSTAAISAAVMRASDQLVHLQAQVRALSPQQTLDRGYAVVQLSGSGGTVVRQPSQAPAGAALSVRVAGGRFGAESTGAP; encoded by the coding sequence ATGGCTGAAAACGCCACCGTCCCTGTACCCGGCACGGCCCCCGCGGCTGGCCCCAGTACGGTGCCGGCCACTGCCGCAGACACGAGCCCGGACAACCCCTGGCCGCTGCAGTTGCTCTCCCAGAAGCTCAAAAACCACATCGAGCGGGCACCGGCAGCCTGGGTTGAAGGGCAGGTCATCGAACTGAACCGGCGCGGCGGCAGTGCGTTCCTTACCCTCCGGGATGTTGACGCCGAGATCTCGCTGCCGGCTTCCATCTGGTCCAGGTTGCTCGACCGCCAGGAGACACCGCTTGAGCGCGGAAGCCGGGTTGTGGCCCTGCTCAAGGCTGAGTTCTGGCTGAAGACCGGGCGCCTGAACATGTCCGTGAAGGACATCCGCCCTGTTGGATTGGGCGATCTCCTCGCACGGATAGAACGGCTGCGCCATGCACTGGCCGCGGAAGGCCTGTTTGCCGAGTCGCGGAAAAAGCGCCTGCCGCTGCTCCCCCACCGGATCGGGCTCATCACCGGCCGCGACTCCGATGCCAAGAAGGACGTTCTGCGCAACGCTGCCCTGCGCTGGCCGGCAGTCGAGTTTGAGATCCGCGAAGTCGCGGTGCAAGGCACCAACGCCGTATCCCAGATGGTTAAGGCGCTGCGCGAACTCGATGCCCGTCCCGAGGTCGACGTCATCGTCATCGCCCGCGGCGGTGGAGCGCTGGAGGACCTGCTGCCGTTCAGCAGCGAGGAACTCATCCGCGCGGTGGCCGCCGCGGTGACTCCAGTGGTCAGCGCGATCGGACACGAGGCGGACCGGCCCATCCTGGACGACGTCGCCGATCTCCGGGCCTCCACGCCCACGGACGCAGCCAAGCGGATCGTGCCCGAAGTCTCGGAGGAACTTGCCCGGGTACGGCAGGCTGAGGCCCAGCTGCGCCGCTCCGTCACGCTGCTGGTGGCCCGGGAAACGGACCGTCTGGCGGCAGTCAGGTCCCGTCCCGTCCTCGCGGCTCCGGAGAGCATGATCACGGCGCGCGCAGACGATGTGGAACGGCTGGCCCGCCGGTCCACGGCAGCCATCAGCGCCGCCGTCATGAGGGCTTCCGACCAGCTGGTCCACCTTCAGGCGCAGGTCCGGGCCTTGTCACCGCAACAGACCCTGGACCGCGGTTACGCCGTGGTGCAGCTTTCCGGGTCCGGCGGGACAGTTGTCCGCCAGCCGTCCCAGGCCCCCGCCGGAGCCGCGCTCTCGGTCCGGGTGGCCGGCGGGCGGTTCGGCGCGGAGTCCACAGGCGCACCATGA
- the rsgA gene encoding ribosome small subunit-dependent GTPase A: protein MRANQFQNQTPSIKPDPLPGPVPYGFTEAAAQHFAAHPAAGGEAAARVVRVDRNRIVAATTDGLVHLPYPAGTVPATGDWIWVGRNRAAEPAVVGVLPRTSELSRKRAFDPSTEAQVLAANIDMVGVVVPVDRPLSHNRLERTLVAVWDSGATPLVIITKADLAEIADDVVGKVILQAAGVDVVTTSAEQWDGIDELLSRVQPGTTLALLGPSGAGKSTLINALVGHHAQSTGDVRATDGRGRHTTTSRQLVPLPNGAVLMDTPGVRGFGLFDAEDGMEEMFGDLQALFEHCRFADCAHDREPGCAVRAALDDGSLEERRWASYVKLQRELAALERRHDAAARRAYQREWHQKVVVAGRSQRAAERYRH from the coding sequence ATTCGTGCCAACCAGTTTCAAAACCAGACTCCTTCAATAAAGCCTGACCCCCTGCCTGGCCCAGTCCCGTACGGTTTTACGGAGGCAGCGGCGCAGCACTTTGCGGCCCATCCGGCAGCCGGCGGCGAGGCGGCCGCCCGCGTCGTCCGGGTGGACCGTAACCGGATTGTCGCGGCCACGACCGACGGTCTCGTGCACCTGCCTTACCCGGCCGGTACCGTGCCGGCCACCGGCGACTGGATCTGGGTAGGCCGCAACCGGGCCGCGGAACCGGCCGTCGTCGGCGTTCTTCCACGCACGTCCGAGCTGAGCCGCAAGCGTGCCTTTGACCCGTCCACCGAGGCGCAGGTCCTCGCCGCGAATATCGACATGGTGGGCGTGGTTGTTCCCGTGGACCGTCCGCTGAGCCACAACAGGCTTGAACGGACACTCGTGGCCGTCTGGGATTCCGGCGCCACACCCCTGGTGATCATCACGAAGGCGGACCTGGCGGAGATCGCCGATGACGTCGTCGGGAAGGTGATCCTGCAGGCAGCCGGCGTGGACGTGGTGACCACCTCGGCCGAGCAGTGGGACGGCATCGACGAACTGCTCTCCCGGGTGCAGCCGGGGACAACGCTCGCCCTGCTCGGGCCCTCCGGCGCAGGAAAGTCCACGCTCATCAACGCGCTCGTGGGACACCACGCCCAGTCAACAGGTGACGTGCGCGCCACCGACGGCAGGGGGAGGCACACCACGACGTCGCGGCAACTGGTGCCGCTGCCCAACGGTGCCGTGCTGATGGACACTCCCGGTGTCCGCGGGTTCGGGCTGTTCGACGCCGAGGACGGCATGGAGGAGATGTTCGGCGACCTGCAGGCGCTCTTCGAGCACTGCCGCTTCGCCGACTGCGCCCATGACAGGGAACCCGGGTGCGCCGTCCGGGCGGCGCTCGACGACGGTTCCCTCGAGGAGAGGCGGTGGGCCAGCTACGTCAAGCTCCAGCGCGAGCTCGCTGCCCTTGAGCGGCGCCACGACGCTGCGGCGAGAAGGGCGTACCAGCGGGAATGGCACCAGAAGGTGGTGGTGGCCGGCCGCAGCCAGCGGGCTGCTGAACGCTACCGCCATTGA
- a CDS encoding N-acetylglucosamine kinase → MPNDVVIGLDIGGTKTRGVRFEHGEPVADQSVGSANVQNVSREEAAAHLAELFAKIGSGPVAQVYAGAGGIDTNEDAAALAALIEPYAPGARITVVHDSRLLLAAGGASSGVAVIAGTGSAAWGTNGDGDEARAGGWGYLLGDEGSGYWLGREAVRHSLRRMNQGQEPDELTRALLDSCNTDDPNKLIALFHSPDTGRRFWAQRARLVVEAADAGHRVSRDLIDQAGKDLADMAAQVLRQLGLDGPVILGSGLGMNVVRLQESFRQHLAVAGVRDVRILEQDPVFGVPLLVRDQA, encoded by the coding sequence CTGCCCAACGACGTCGTGATCGGCCTCGACATCGGCGGCACCAAGACGAGGGGCGTCCGCTTCGAGCACGGGGAACCGGTAGCCGACCAGAGCGTGGGAAGCGCCAACGTCCAGAACGTCAGCCGTGAGGAGGCCGCCGCGCATCTCGCGGAGCTTTTCGCCAAAATCGGCAGTGGCCCGGTGGCGCAGGTCTATGCCGGCGCCGGCGGGATCGACACCAATGAGGATGCCGCCGCCCTGGCCGCCCTCATTGAGCCCTACGCCCCGGGGGCCCGGATTACGGTGGTCCACGACTCCCGGCTCCTGCTCGCGGCCGGCGGCGCCAGTAGCGGCGTCGCCGTCATTGCGGGCACCGGCTCCGCGGCCTGGGGAACGAACGGGGACGGCGATGAGGCGCGGGCCGGCGGCTGGGGCTACCTCCTGGGCGACGAAGGCAGCGGTTACTGGCTGGGCAGGGAGGCCGTCCGGCACAGCCTGCGGCGTATGAACCAGGGTCAGGAACCGGACGAGCTGACCAGGGCGCTCCTGGACTCCTGCAACACCGATGACCCGAACAAGCTGATCGCGCTCTTCCACTCCCCCGACACCGGACGCCGCTTCTGGGCGCAGCGGGCCCGGCTCGTGGTGGAGGCGGCCGACGCCGGCCACAGGGTAAGCCGCGACCTGATCGACCAGGCGGGCAAGGACCTGGCGGACATGGCTGCCCAGGTCCTCCGGCAGCTGGGGCTGGACGGTCCGGTTATCCTGGGCAGCGGCCTGGGCATGAACGTAGTCCGGCTCCAGGAATCGTTCCGGCAGCACCTGGCCGTGGCAGGAGTCCGTGACGTGCGGATCCTGGAGCAGGACCCTGTTTTCGGTGTCCCGCTGCTGGTCCGCGACCAGGCCTGA
- a CDS encoding ABC transporter ATP-binding protein — protein sequence MAEAMIEFQSVTKQYQGGQPAVDQLSMSIDRGSITVFVGPSGCGKTTSLRMINRMVEPTSGTITVGGRDVTSVPAAELRRSMGYVMQSSGLMPHRSVVDNIATVPRLNGVSKADARKRAEELLDVVGLAPSLGKRYPSQLSGGQQQRVGVARALAADPPVLLMDEPFSAVDPVVRDELQQELLRLQRDLAKTIVFVTHDIDEATVLGDKVAVFAVGGKLAQYATPEEILRAPANEFVASFVGRDRGFRHLAFTTADGVAVHPVETVTRGGDASANADAWRLVVDEEQRPLGWEGPGLDSQLIPGGSLFRPGDTLRRALDAALSSPSGLGVAIDGDGKVAGVVKGAEVLSVIDSARQARQGAL from the coding sequence ATGGCCGAAGCCATGATTGAGTTCCAGAGCGTCACCAAGCAGTACCAGGGCGGGCAACCGGCGGTGGACCAGCTGAGCATGTCCATTGATCGGGGCTCCATCACGGTGTTCGTAGGACCATCAGGCTGCGGCAAAACCACCTCCCTGCGCATGATCAACCGGATGGTGGAGCCCACGTCCGGGACTATCACCGTGGGCGGGCGCGACGTCACCTCCGTACCGGCGGCCGAGCTCAGGCGCTCCATGGGCTACGTAATGCAGTCGTCCGGACTAATGCCGCACCGCTCCGTGGTGGACAACATCGCCACCGTGCCCCGGCTGAACGGCGTCTCGAAAGCCGACGCCCGCAAGCGGGCGGAAGAACTGCTCGACGTCGTGGGGCTGGCCCCGTCGCTGGGCAAGCGGTACCCGTCGCAGCTCTCGGGCGGCCAGCAGCAGCGCGTGGGCGTGGCCAGGGCGCTCGCCGCCGATCCGCCTGTCCTGCTCATGGACGAGCCGTTCAGCGCCGTGGATCCCGTGGTCCGCGACGAACTGCAGCAGGAACTCCTGCGCCTGCAGCGCGACTTGGCCAAGACCATCGTTTTTGTTACCCACGACATCGACGAGGCCACCGTGCTTGGGGACAAGGTGGCGGTTTTCGCCGTCGGCGGCAAGCTGGCGCAGTACGCCACGCCGGAGGAGATTCTTCGGGCACCGGCCAACGAGTTCGTGGCTTCGTTTGTTGGCCGGGACCGCGGGTTCCGGCACCTTGCCTTCACCACGGCCGACGGCGTCGCGGTCCATCCCGTGGAAACGGTCACCCGGGGCGGGGACGCCAGTGCCAACGCGGACGCCTGGCGCCTGGTGGTGGATGAAGAGCAACGCCCGCTGGGCTGGGAAGGCCCCGGCCTTGACTCCCAGCTCATTCCCGGCGGCTCACTGTTCCGTCCGGGCGACACCCTCCGGCGAGCCCTCGACGCCGCGCTGTCCTCCCCATCGGGGCTCGGCGTCGCGATCGACGGCGACGGCAAGGTTGCCGGCGTCGTCAAGGGCGCGGAGGTGCTCTCCGTAATCGACTCCGCACGCCAGGCCCGGCAGGGCGCACTCTGA
- a CDS encoding 4-hydroxy-3-methylbut-2-enyl diphosphate reductase, with amino-acid sequence MTSSAVSLSMPTVPRRRRSPEEVLAAAPVPGPKKVLLAAPRGYCAGVDRAVIAVEKALQHYGPPVYVRKQIVHNVHVVSSLEEQGAIFVDETDEVPEGALVIFSAHGVSPAVVQSAEDRGLRTIDATCPLVTKVHKEAVRFAKDDFDILLIGHDGHEEVEGTAGEAPEHIQIINGPHEVDKVTVRDPEKVIWLSQTTLSVDETMETVRLLKERFPTLQDPPSDDICYATTNRQVAIKKIAPQADLVIVVGSANSSNSVRLVEVALEYGAKASYRVDFANEVDESWFEGVATVGVTSGASVPEVLVKDVLRLLADYGYDAVEEIVTAEEDLLFSLPKELRATLKEAGDVSRALGGRRSR; translated from the coding sequence ATGACTTCCTCTGCAGTTTCCCTTTCGATGCCAACCGTCCCGCGCCGGCGGCGTTCGCCGGAGGAAGTGCTCGCGGCGGCACCGGTCCCGGGCCCCAAAAAGGTTCTGCTGGCAGCCCCGCGCGGATACTGCGCAGGCGTGGACCGCGCGGTCATCGCCGTCGAAAAGGCACTGCAGCACTACGGACCGCCCGTCTATGTACGGAAACAGATCGTCCACAACGTGCACGTGGTCAGCTCCCTGGAGGAGCAGGGCGCCATCTTCGTGGACGAAACGGACGAAGTGCCCGAGGGCGCCCTGGTCATCTTCTCGGCCCACGGCGTATCCCCGGCGGTGGTCCAGTCCGCGGAGGACCGCGGGCTGCGGACGATCGACGCCACGTGCCCCCTCGTGACCAAGGTCCACAAGGAGGCCGTCCGCTTCGCCAAGGACGACTTCGATATCCTCCTGATCGGCCACGACGGCCACGAGGAAGTCGAGGGAACCGCCGGAGAAGCCCCGGAGCACATCCAGATCATCAACGGCCCGCACGAGGTGGACAAGGTGACCGTCCGGGACCCGGAAAAGGTCATCTGGCTTTCCCAGACCACACTGAGCGTGGACGAAACGATGGAAACTGTCAGACTGCTCAAGGAACGGTTCCCGACGCTCCAGGACCCGCCCAGCGATGACATCTGCTACGCCACGACCAACCGCCAGGTGGCCATCAAGAAGATCGCGCCCCAGGCGGATCTGGTGATAGTGGTCGGTTCGGCAAACTCTTCCAACTCCGTCCGCCTCGTCGAAGTGGCGCTCGAATACGGCGCCAAGGCGTCGTACCGTGTTGACTTCGCCAACGAGGTGGACGAGTCCTGGTTCGAGGGTGTTGCCACTGTAGGCGTCACCTCAGGCGCGTCCGTTCCGGAGGTCCTGGTCAAGGACGTGCTCCGCCTCCTGGCCGATTACGGATACGACGCCGTCGAAGAGATTGTGACTGCGGAGGAGGACCTCCTCTTCTCCCTGCCCAAGGAGCTCCGCGCCACGCTCAAGGAAGCGGGGGACGTGTCCCGCGCCCTCGGCGGACGCCGTTCTCGCTAG
- a CDS encoding pyridoxal phosphate-dependent aminotransferase, which yields MAEFKQSTKLHNVLYDIRGPILQAAQQMEAEGHRILKLNIGNPAPFGFEAPDAILVDMIRHLPHAQGYSDSRGIFSARTAVSQYYQTRGIQSIHVDDIYLGNGVSELITMSLMALLEEGDEILIPTPDYPLWTASVALAGGRPVHYLCDEESGWQPDLEDLEAKITPRTKGIVVINPNNPTGAVYPESTLRKIVALAEKHGLVIFADEIYEKILYEDAVHVNMAGLTGDDVLCLTFSGLSKAYRVCGYRAGWMAISGPKKEAADYLEGINLLANMRLCANVPAQHAIQTALGGYQSINDLILPGGRLLEQRNKAYDMLNAIPGVSTQQARGALYLFPKLDPEVYNIRDDEKFVLDLLKEQKILVSHGRAFNWVRPDHFRMVTLPNVKDIEEAIGRMGDFLSRYQGN from the coding sequence ATGGCAGAATTCAAGCAGTCCACCAAGCTTCATAATGTCCTTTACGACATCCGTGGACCGATTCTTCAGGCCGCCCAGCAGATGGAGGCAGAGGGTCACCGCATCCTCAAACTGAACATCGGCAACCCCGCACCCTTCGGTTTTGAAGCGCCGGACGCGATTTTGGTGGACATGATCCGCCACCTGCCCCACGCCCAGGGATACAGCGATTCCCGCGGCATCTTCTCGGCCCGCACCGCCGTCTCGCAGTACTACCAGACCCGCGGTATCCAAAGCATCCACGTGGACGACATCTACCTGGGCAACGGGGTCAGCGAGCTCATCACCATGTCGCTGATGGCCCTGCTCGAAGAGGGCGACGAGATCCTGATCCCCACCCCGGACTACCCGCTGTGGACCGCTTCGGTGGCGCTGGCCGGCGGACGTCCGGTGCACTACCTCTGCGACGAGGAGTCCGGCTGGCAGCCTGACCTGGAGGACCTCGAGGCCAAGATCACGCCCCGCACCAAGGGGATCGTGGTCATCAACCCGAACAACCCTACCGGCGCCGTGTACCCGGAAAGCACGCTGCGCAAGATCGTTGCCCTGGCTGAAAAGCACGGGCTGGTGATCTTCGCCGACGAAATCTACGAGAAGATCCTCTACGAGGACGCCGTCCACGTGAACATGGCCGGGCTCACCGGCGACGACGTGCTGTGCCTGACCTTCAGCGGGCTGTCCAAGGCCTACCGCGTCTGCGGCTACCGGGCGGGATGGATGGCTATCTCCGGGCCCAAGAAGGAAGCCGCCGACTATCTTGAGGGCATCAACCTGCTGGCCAACATGCGGCTGTGCGCCAACGTCCCGGCCCAGCACGCGATTCAGACGGCACTAGGCGGCTACCAAAGCATCAACGACCTCATCCTGCCCGGCGGCCGCCTGCTGGAGCAGCGCAACAAGGCGTACGACATGCTCAACGCCATCCCAGGAGTGAGCACGCAGCAGGCACGCGGAGCCCTCTACCTGTTCCCCAAGCTGGACCCGGAGGTCTACAACATCCGGGACGACGAAAAGTTTGTCCTGGACCTGCTGAAGGAACAGAAGATCCTGGTTTCCCACGGCCGGGCGTTCAACTGGGTCCGGCCCGACCACTTCCGGATGGTGACCTTGCCGAACGTCAAGGACATCGAGGAAGCAATTGGCCGCATGGGAGACTTCCTCAGCAGGTATCAGGGGAACTAG
- a CDS encoding ABC transporter permease produces MEWFLANSPMVFERAGQHLVLALVPMILGLLISIPLAQFSRRHSALRQLVATVSSLLYTIPSLALFIILPPLLGTRILDPLNVIVALTIYAVALLVRAAMDAFDSVDDDLRQAAVAMGYQPTARFLQIDLPLSLPVMFAGLRVVSVSNISLVSVAALLGVGNLGMLFTDGLQRNFVTEVVVGIVAILLLALVMDALLVILERVLTPWTRAGSLRTDANARSGAEFLADAKVHAGAG; encoded by the coding sequence ATGGAGTGGTTCCTGGCGAACAGCCCCATGGTCTTTGAACGGGCCGGCCAGCACCTGGTCCTGGCCCTGGTTCCGATGATCCTTGGCCTGCTGATCTCCATCCCGCTGGCACAGTTCTCGCGGCGGCACAGCGCACTCCGGCAGCTCGTGGCCACCGTGAGTTCCCTGCTCTATACCATCCCTTCCCTGGCCCTGTTCATCATCCTGCCGCCCCTGCTGGGAACCCGGATCCTTGACCCACTGAACGTCATTGTCGCCCTGACCATTTACGCGGTGGCGCTGCTGGTGCGGGCCGCCATGGACGCCTTCGATTCCGTGGATGATGACCTCCGGCAGGCGGCTGTGGCCATGGGCTACCAGCCGACCGCCCGGTTCCTGCAGATCGACCTGCCGCTGTCCCTGCCCGTGATGTTCGCCGGCCTGCGTGTGGTGTCGGTGAGCAACATTTCGCTGGTGAGCGTCGCCGCCCTGCTGGGGGTTGGAAACCTCGGGATGCTGTTCACGGACGGACTGCAGCGGAATTTCGTCACCGAAGTAGTGGTGGGGATTGTCGCCATCCTCCTGCTGGCCCTGGTGATGGACGCGCTGCTGGTGATCCTGGAACGGGTCCTCACGCCGTGGACCAGGGCAGGCTCCCTAAGGACCGACGCGAACGCCAGGTCCGGCGCCGAATTCCTCGCCGACGCCAAAGTGCACGCGGGGGCGGGCTGA
- a CDS encoding ABC transporter permease, with translation MNIFTETFAWLADPTHWSGPGGIPVRLLEHLQYSGLVLIIAAAIAVPVGLYIGHTGRGRVVAVAVAGALRALPTLGLLVLFALVAGSGLMPPVWALVILTVPPLLAGTYAGIASVDSNVVDAARAMGMRELQVLFGVEVPNGLLVMFGGIRTAVLQVIATVSVVAYLPLGGLGRYLFDGLVLQDFPRMLAGSLLIAALAIVVDLVLAAGQRLVVSPGLSARSKGGRKAATDLSAAAPAAAAVQGGTA, from the coding sequence ATGAACATCTTCACTGAGACATTCGCCTGGCTGGCGGATCCAACGCACTGGTCCGGTCCGGGCGGGATACCTGTCCGCCTGCTCGAACACCTGCAGTACAGCGGCCTGGTCCTGATCATCGCCGCAGCCATCGCCGTCCCGGTCGGGCTCTACATCGGGCACACGGGCAGGGGCCGCGTTGTGGCCGTGGCCGTGGCCGGCGCCCTCCGCGCGCTGCCCACACTCGGGCTGCTGGTGCTCTTCGCCCTCGTCGCCGGAAGCGGGCTCATGCCGCCGGTGTGGGCGCTGGTTATCCTCACGGTGCCGCCGCTGCTGGCCGGCACGTACGCCGGCATCGCCAGCGTGGACTCCAACGTGGTGGATGCCGCCCGCGCCATGGGCATGAGAGAGCTGCAGGTCCTGTTCGGCGTGGAGGTTCCCAACGGGCTCCTGGTGATGTTCGGCGGTATCCGCACCGCCGTGCTGCAGGTGATCGCCACCGTGTCGGTGGTGGCCTACCTTCCGCTCGGCGGCCTGGGGCGCTATCTGTTCGACGGGCTGGTGCTCCAGGACTTCCCGCGGATGCTGGCTGGCTCGCTGCTCATCGCGGCGCTGGCGATCGTCGTCGACCTCGTCCTGGCGGCCGGGCAGCGGCTGGTCGTTTCACCGGGACTTTCCGCACGTTCCAAGGGCGGCCGCAAGGCCGCCACCGATCTCTCGGCTGCCGCGCCCGCGGCGGCTGCTGTTCAAGGAGGCACCGCATGA
- a CDS encoding NUDIX hydrolase, whose product MTVLFDTRPAAYAVIIRDSAILLAYWKQDGKEGWTLPGGGLDLAEHPVDGCIREVFEETGYHAEIGAMLGIDVGHWPAGSRLDGADRDFQALRLVYEARVTGGELTHEANGTTTHAAWIPLHDIGSLNRVSLVDAALRLFRERPVNGKLD is encoded by the coding sequence ATGACCGTTCTCTTCGACACCCGCCCCGCCGCTTACGCGGTGATCATCCGCGACAGCGCGATACTCCTGGCGTACTGGAAGCAGGATGGCAAGGAAGGCTGGACGCTGCCCGGCGGCGGGCTGGACTTGGCCGAGCACCCGGTGGACGGCTGTATCCGTGAGGTCTTCGAGGAGACGGGCTACCACGCCGAAATCGGCGCAATGCTCGGGATCGACGTCGGGCACTGGCCGGCGGGTTCGCGGCTGGACGGGGCGGACCGCGACTTCCAGGCGCTCCGCCTGGTTTATGAGGCGAGGGTGACGGGCGGGGAACTCACCCACGAAGCGAACGGCACCACCACGCACGCCGCGTGGATACCGCTGCACGACATCGGCTCGCTCAACAGGGTGTCCCTGGTCGACGCCGCGCTGCGGCTGTTCCGGGAGCGGCCGGTCAACGGCAAACTGGACTGA
- a CDS encoding PPK2 family polyphosphate kinase yields MAGVVEFAKFPSKSLRVGKGFKLADVDPDATTGYSGVKADGAALLEDLDGKLAELQEKLFAESKFGGTKRVLLILQGMDTAGKGGIVKHVLGAMDPQGVQFKSFKAPTPEEKAYDFLWRIEKEVPAAGMLGVFDRSHYEDVLIHRVHRWADPKELERRYTAINEFEARQVAVGTKVIKVMLHISNDEQKERLLARLDNPAKHWKYNTDDLKQRAFWDDYMAAYQAAFDVTNTDHAPWYVVPASKKWYARIAVQQLLLEGLEELELEWPKAEFDVEAERRLVERS; encoded by the coding sequence ATGGCCGGCGTTGTGGAATTCGCGAAGTTCCCCTCCAAATCCTTAAGGGTCGGCAAGGGCTTCAAGCTGGCGGATGTTGACCCTGATGCCACCACAGGGTATTCCGGGGTCAAGGCCGACGGCGCGGCGCTCCTTGAGGACCTTGATGGCAAGCTTGCGGAGCTCCAGGAAAAGCTGTTCGCCGAGTCCAAGTTTGGCGGCACCAAGCGTGTCCTGCTGATCCTGCAGGGAATGGACACCGCCGGCAAGGGTGGGATCGTGAAGCACGTCCTGGGCGCCATGGATCCGCAGGGCGTGCAGTTCAAGTCGTTCAAGGCCCCCACGCCTGAGGAAAAGGCCTACGACTTTCTCTGGCGCATCGAGAAGGAAGTCCCGGCCGCCGGCATGCTGGGGGTCTTTGACCGGTCCCATTATGAGGATGTCCTGATCCACCGGGTTCACCGCTGGGCCGACCCGAAGGAGCTTGAACGCCGCTACACGGCGATCAACGAGTTCGAGGCGCGGCAGGTGGCCGTGGGCACGAAGGTCATCAAGGTCATGCTGCACATCAGCAATGACGAGCAGAAAGAGCGGCTGCTGGCCCGGCTGGACAATCCGGCCAAACACTGGAAGTACAACACCGATGACCTGAAACAGCGCGCCTTCTGGGACGACTACATGGCCGCCTACCAGGCAGCCTTCGATGTCACCAACACGGACCATGCACCCTGGTACGTCGTGCCGGCCAGCAAGAAATGGTACGCGCGGATCGCGGTGCAGCAGCTGCTGCTGGAGGGTCTGGAAGAACTTGAGCTGGAGTGGCCCAAGGCCGAGTTCGACGTGGAAGCCGAACGCCGCCTCGTCGAGCGTTCCTGA
- a CDS encoding exodeoxyribonuclease VII small subunit: MDALSYEEAREQLVAVVSKLEAGGTSLEDSLALWERGEALARRCEDWLEGARKRLAAARKDS, translated from the coding sequence ATTGATGCCCTCAGCTACGAGGAAGCACGGGAACAGCTGGTGGCCGTGGTCTCCAAGCTCGAGGCCGGCGGGACCAGCCTCGAGGACTCCCTGGCCCTGTGGGAACGGGGCGAGGCATTGGCACGGCGCTGTGAGGACTGGCTGGAGGGCGCCCGGAAGAGGCTCGCGGCTGCCCGCAAGGACAGCTAA